A stretch of Paracoccus seriniphilus DNA encodes these proteins:
- a CDS encoding IS1182-like element ISPse1 family transposase, protein MAGFIDGIDREQATLFPERLEDWIGEDHLVRVVDLFVDELDLLALGFGRCVPARTGRPGYHPSVLLKLFIYGYLNRIPSSRRLEREAGRNVELMWLTGRLVPDHKTISDFRRDNGPAIRRTCAQFVELCRRIGVLKGDCVAIDGSKFKAVNNRDHNFTKNKIASRLAHLESDVERYIDEMVRIDRQEEGKARAEKVAHLARRYGRIRQEIARLKSMEKALADAPDGQISLTDPDARAMSTSARHSGMVGYNVQTAVDTETHLVVAHDVTNQGFDRDQLSPMATAAKEALQRDDLHAVADKGYFSGSQILACHQAGITTTVPRPETSGNRAKGMYVKADFAYDPARDVYTCPAGEELTYRYTREEDGLQVGRYWTNACQHCPVRHRCTSGKERRITRWDHEHLVDAMRERLSGDADPMTLRRCTVEHPFGTIKAWMGHTHFLTRRLKNVSTEMALNVLAYNIKRVIALIGLRRLMQAIPA, encoded by the coding sequence ATGGCGGGTTTCATTGATGGCATCGACCGGGAGCAAGCCACGCTTTTCCCCGAGCGTCTCGAAGATTGGATTGGGGAGGATCATCTGGTCCGTGTTGTCGACCTCTTCGTCGATGAGCTCGATCTTCTCGCGCTCGGGTTCGGACGCTGTGTGCCTGCTCGAACCGGTCGCCCGGGCTACCATCCATCCGTCCTCCTGAAGCTCTTCATCTATGGCTACCTGAACCGGATCCCGTCCAGCCGCCGCCTGGAACGCGAAGCCGGTCGCAATGTCGAGCTGATGTGGCTAACCGGTCGCCTGGTGCCCGACCACAAAACCATCTCTGACTTCCGGCGGGACAATGGCCCGGCCATCCGCAGGACCTGCGCACAGTTTGTGGAACTTTGCCGCCGGATCGGCGTGCTGAAGGGGGATTGCGTTGCCATCGACGGCAGTAAGTTCAAGGCAGTGAATAACCGCGACCACAACTTCACGAAGAACAAGATCGCCAGCCGTCTGGCACATCTCGAGAGCGATGTTGAGCGCTACATCGATGAGATGGTGCGCATAGACCGTCAAGAGGAGGGTAAGGCCCGGGCCGAAAAGGTTGCCCATCTCGCCCGTCGCTATGGCCGCATCCGGCAGGAGATCGCGCGGCTGAAGTCAATGGAGAAGGCTTTGGCCGATGCGCCCGACGGGCAGATATCCCTGACCGATCCCGATGCCCGCGCCATGTCGACCAGCGCCCGGCACAGCGGCATGGTCGGCTACAATGTGCAGACAGCGGTCGATACCGAGACGCATCTGGTCGTGGCACACGACGTTACCAATCAGGGTTTCGATCGCGACCAGCTCAGCCCAATGGCGACCGCCGCCAAGGAAGCCCTGCAGCGCGACGACCTGCACGCCGTCGCCGACAAGGGATATTTCAGTGGGTCTCAAATCCTGGCTTGCCATCAAGCGGGGATCACCACGACCGTGCCGCGCCCGGAAACCTCGGGCAACCGGGCCAAAGGTATGTATGTGAAGGCCGATTTTGCCTATGACCCGGCACGCGATGTCTATACCTGCCCCGCGGGTGAAGAGTTGACCTACCGCTACACGCGCGAGGAAGACGGGCTGCAGGTCGGTCGCTACTGGACCAATGCCTGTCAGCATTGTCCGGTTCGGCACCGCTGCACCAGTGGCAAAGAACGCCGGATCACGCGATGGGACCATGAGCATCTGGTCGATGCGATGCGCGAAAGGCTGAGCGGGGACGCGGACCCGATGACCCTACGCCGCTGCACGGTCGAACACCCGTTCGGCACGATCAAGGCTTGGATGGGGCACACCCATTTCCTGACGCGGAGGCTGAAGAATGTCAGCACCGAAATGGCGCTCAATGTTCTGGCCTATAATATCAAGCGAGTGATCGCGTTGATTGGCCTCCGGCGCCTGATGCAGGCCATTCCGGCCTGA
- a CDS encoding DDE-type integrase/transposase/recombinase — protein sequence MLDVQFSPTLPRFAFGEFDEVIMDGISYRPSESNEFGYTFLRTDRSGVAESFTHAELSQRVTSGKLKHRRDAFLPEHAKRRLRMPTQELSKLSLKQQQKAKYHESLVRAFLEMESEGKVKRTEGSVKLALSEIKFRAGKYLSVPSEGDPAPAGGKTMIVPTKISASRLLKRVAAFSRDGMVALYGQGGQGRRSRRLGADELALLSQTVRNYLTMEKPTIAQVIEDVEHAFIAENLRRKELREREVAGEAHGQSTRPLVMPSRETIRLEVRKLDPFEVDLARFGLEQARKRNAPVGKGLELTRPLERVEMDEWKVDLQSFLATTGIWSILSEEEKASFGLEDGKKARWFLTAAICCTTRCIVAMKLSRAPSKRSAMQTIDMIVRDKGVWADAVGALSPWNMSGTPELIVTDCGSAFIDFDTRVGATDLGINIDAAPAGMPEFRARIERLFGTMSNNFIGRFTGRTFSNTVVKGDYDAEARAALTAEDLSEALVRWVVDVYHRRPHAGLNGETPLNCWNRLVGRYGVAPMPALELRRRALGTRLKRSVSKKGIFVLGIRYHSKELAHWFMHNTKKEVRVRWYSEELGAIAVELDGDWIEVPAVFERFRGERAQTWMLAVREIRASVAAQKKFDQEVIFQAMTRIREINSDALARQGLFVDDYSEERVVQLEDQFLIGLEVDETPRTPRMRPISDGLGIDLSTARSNTQPQSPMEVSGHVEPKRHSGSAGEPDPFTDPDAEWSFRDK from the coding sequence ATGCTCGATGTGCAGTTCAGCCCGACGTTGCCGCGTTTTGCCTTCGGCGAATTTGATGAAGTGATCATGGATGGGATCTCGTATCGTCCGTCCGAAAGTAACGAATTTGGATATACCTTCCTTCGAACCGACCGCTCGGGTGTCGCGGAATCGTTCACCCACGCAGAGCTGTCGCAGCGGGTCACTTCAGGTAAACTCAAACATCGACGTGATGCATTCCTGCCCGAACATGCAAAACGACGGCTGAGGATGCCGACACAGGAGCTGTCCAAGCTTTCGTTAAAACAGCAGCAGAAGGCCAAATACCATGAGTCCCTCGTGCGCGCGTTCCTGGAGATGGAGTCCGAGGGCAAGGTCAAACGCACCGAAGGTTCCGTGAAACTCGCCTTGTCCGAAATCAAATTCCGGGCCGGAAAGTACCTATCGGTGCCGAGCGAAGGCGACCCGGCCCCCGCCGGCGGCAAAACCATGATCGTTCCCACGAAGATCAGCGCGAGCAGGCTACTCAAGCGCGTAGCCGCCTTCAGCCGAGACGGGATGGTGGCCCTCTATGGCCAGGGCGGACAAGGACGTCGCAGCCGCCGTCTCGGCGCAGATGAACTCGCTCTTTTGTCCCAAACGGTCCGCAACTACCTGACGATGGAAAAGCCAACCATTGCGCAGGTGATCGAAGACGTGGAGCACGCATTCATTGCTGAGAACCTTCGCCGCAAGGAGTTGAGGGAAAGGGAAGTAGCCGGTGAGGCGCACGGCCAGAGTACCAGGCCGCTCGTGATGCCGTCTCGAGAGACGATCCGGCTCGAAGTCAGGAAGCTGGACCCATTCGAGGTGGACCTTGCTCGGTTCGGACTGGAACAGGCCCGCAAGCGCAACGCGCCGGTTGGAAAGGGGCTGGAACTCACGCGCCCCTTGGAACGCGTAGAGATGGATGAGTGGAAAGTTGATCTCCAGTCTTTTCTGGCGACGACTGGCATTTGGTCAATCCTGAGCGAGGAGGAGAAGGCCAGTTTCGGCCTCGAGGACGGCAAGAAGGCACGCTGGTTCCTGACTGCCGCGATCTGCTGCACTACCCGCTGCATTGTGGCCATGAAGCTCTCGCGGGCGCCCAGCAAGCGAAGTGCTATGCAAACCATCGACATGATCGTGCGCGACAAGGGCGTCTGGGCAGACGCGGTCGGCGCACTCTCACCATGGAACATGTCCGGCACGCCTGAGTTGATTGTCACCGATTGTGGTTCCGCTTTCATCGATTTCGACACAAGGGTCGGGGCAACCGATCTCGGCATCAATATCGACGCTGCTCCGGCGGGAATGCCCGAATTTCGAGCGAGGATCGAGCGCCTGTTCGGAACGATGTCGAACAACTTCATCGGGCGGTTTACAGGGCGTACATTCAGCAACACTGTCGTGAAGGGCGACTACGATGCCGAGGCTCGTGCTGCATTGACGGCAGAAGATCTCAGTGAAGCACTGGTCCGCTGGGTGGTGGACGTATACCACCGTCGCCCGCACGCGGGCCTGAACGGGGAAACGCCCCTCAATTGTTGGAACCGCCTCGTCGGACGGTATGGGGTCGCGCCGATGCCTGCGCTCGAGCTACGGCGCAGGGCCCTTGGTACCCGGCTGAAGCGCTCGGTGTCCAAGAAAGGGATCTTCGTTCTGGGCATCCGCTACCACTCCAAAGAACTCGCCCACTGGTTCATGCATAACACCAAAAAGGAAGTCCGTGTCCGCTGGTATTCGGAGGAGCTCGGCGCGATCGCGGTAGAGCTGGATGGCGATTGGATCGAGGTGCCTGCAGTCTTCGAGCGCTTCCGCGGGGAACGTGCGCAAACGTGGATGTTGGCGGTGCGTGAAATCCGTGCGTCGGTGGCAGCGCAGAAAAAATTCGACCAAGAGGTCATCTTCCAGGCAATGACCCGTATCCGCGAGATCAACTCCGACGCCTTGGCGCGGCAGGGACTGTTCGTCGACGACTATTCCGAGGAGCGCGTCGTGCAACTCGAGGACCAGTTCCTGATCGGGCTTGAGGTGGATGAAACGCCGCGCACTCCACGGATGCGACCCATTTCAGACGGCCTTGGCATCGACCTGTCGACAGCGCGTTCAAACACGCAGCCCCAGTCCCCGATGGAGGTTTCAGGCCACGTCGAACCGAAGCGCCATTCTGGGTCAGCAGGCGAACCCGATCCTTTCACCGACCCCGATGCCGAATGGTCCTTCCGGGACAAGTAG
- a CDS encoding adenosylcobalamin-dependent ribonucleoside-diphosphate reductase, with amino-acid sequence MTRFAAPIAEQIWDMKYRMKDAEGQPVDGSVEDSWRRVARDLARVEKDPAKWEERFNAALEDFKFLPAGRILAGAGTGRSVTLFNCFVMGTIPDSMAGIFDMLKEAALTMQQGGGIGYDFSTIRPRGAEVKGVAADASGPLSFMDVWDAMCRTIMSAGSRRGAMMATMRCDHPDIEQFIEAKQDSARLRMFNLSVLVTDDFMDAVKADGPWDLKFKDRVYQTVQARDLWNRIMRATYDYAEPGVIFIDRINKANNLNYVETIAATNPCGEQPLPPYGACLLGSINLARLVTEPFTGSARLDEAALDDLVRTAVRMMDNVVDASKFPLEAQAAEAQAKRRIGLGVTGLADALLMLGLRYGAGDAVQQTRVWMKAIARSAYLASVDLAKEKGPFPLFDAEKYLSSGFMAKMDEDVRAAIAEHGIRNALLTSIAPTGTISLYAGNVSSGIEPVFAYAYTRKVLQKDGSRTEEEVVDYAVQMWRDLHGDAPLPDYFVNAQTLAPKDHVAMQAAAQEWVDSSISKTINCPEDISFEEFKDVYLSAWDLGCKGCTTYRPNDVTGSVLSVSEKTETTPEADQGADVVYLTEPLDRPAALEGATYKLKWPGSEHAIYITVNDIIQGDHRRPFEVFINSKNMEHYAWTVALTRMISAVFRRGGDVSFVVEELKAVFDPRGGAWMQGRYVPSILAAIGGVIERHLIATGFLEGEGLGLKTDPKAEVMAVGEERPRGPACPSCGQYGMRMVEGCMTCPSCGHSKCG; translated from the coding sequence ATGACCCGCTTTGCTGCCCCCATCGCCGAACAAATCTGGGATATGAAATACCGGATGAAAGACGCCGAAGGGCAGCCGGTCGACGGTTCGGTCGAGGATAGCTGGCGCCGTGTTGCGCGTGATCTGGCCCGTGTCGAAAAGGACCCGGCGAAATGGGAAGAGCGCTTCAACGCCGCCCTTGAAGATTTCAAGTTCCTGCCCGCAGGCCGGATTCTGGCGGGGGCGGGCACCGGGCGCTCGGTGACGCTGTTCAACTGCTTTGTCATGGGCACCATTCCCGACAGCATGGCGGGCATCTTCGACATGCTCAAGGAAGCGGCGCTGACCATGCAGCAGGGCGGCGGCATCGGTTACGATTTTTCCACCATCCGCCCGCGTGGCGCCGAAGTCAAAGGCGTTGCTGCCGATGCTTCGGGGCCGTTGTCCTTCATGGATGTCTGGGACGCGATGTGCCGCACGATCATGTCGGCCGGCTCGCGCCGTGGCGCGATGATGGCGACCATGCGCTGCGACCATCCCGATATCGAGCAGTTCATCGAGGCCAAGCAGGACAGCGCACGGCTGCGCATGTTCAACCTGTCGGTTCTGGTCACCGATGACTTCATGGATGCGGTCAAGGCGGACGGCCCGTGGGATCTGAAATTCAAGGACAGGGTCTATCAGACCGTTCAGGCGCGCGATCTGTGGAACCGGATCATGCGGGCCACCTATGATTACGCAGAGCCGGGCGTCATTTTCATCGACCGGATCAACAAAGCCAACAATCTGAACTATGTCGAGACCATCGCCGCGACCAATCCCTGCGGGGAACAGCCGCTGCCACCATATGGCGCATGTCTTCTGGGCTCGATCAATCTGGCGCGGCTGGTCACCGAACCCTTTACCGGTTCTGCCCGGCTGGATGAGGCCGCTCTTGATGATCTGGTGCGTACGGCCGTGCGGATGATGGACAATGTCGTCGATGCCTCGAAATTCCCGCTGGAAGCCCAGGCGGCCGAGGCGCAGGCCAAGCGCCGCATCGGTCTGGGTGTGACCGGTCTGGCCGATGCGCTGCTGATGCTGGGTCTGCGCTATGGGGCCGGGGATGCCGTGCAGCAAACCCGCGTCTGGATGAAGGCGATCGCGCGTTCGGCCTATCTGGCCAGTGTCGATCTGGCCAAGGAGAAAGGCCCCTTCCCGCTGTTTGACGCGGAAAAATACCTGAGTTCCGGCTTCATGGCCAAGATGGACGAGGATGTCCGCGCCGCCATCGCCGAACATGGCATCCGCAACGCATTGCTGACCTCGATTGCACCGACGGGCACGATCAGCCTTTATGCCGGCAATGTCAGTTCTGGCATCGAGCCGGTCTTTGCCTATGCCTATACGCGCAAGGTCTTGCAGAAGGATGGCTCGCGCACCGAAGAAGAGGTCGTCGATTACGCGGTGCAGATGTGGCGTGACCTGCATGGTGATGCGCCGCTGCCGGATTATTTCGTGAACGCGCAGACCCTTGCCCCCAAGGATCACGTCGCCATGCAGGCGGCCGCGCAGGAATGGGTCGACAGCTCGATCTCCAAGACCATCAACTGCCCCGAGGACATCAGCTTCGAGGAATTCAAGGATGTGTATCTCTCGGCCTGGGATCTGGGTTGCAAGGGCTGCACGACCTATCGCCCCAATGACGTCACTGGCAGCGTGCTGTCGGTCAGCGAGAAGACCGAAACCACGCCCGAGGCCGATCAGGGCGCGGATGTGGTCTATCTGACCGAACCGCTGGACCGTCCGGCGGCACTGGAAGGCGCGACCTACAAGCTGAAATGGCCGGGTTCGGAACATGCCATCTATATCACGGTCAATGACATCATTCAGGGCGACCATCGCCGCCCCTTCGAGGTGTTCATCAACTCGAAGAACATGGAGCATTACGCCTGGACGGTCGCGTTGACGCGGATGATCTCGGCGGTGTTCCGGCGCGGTGGCGATGTCAGCTTCGTGGTCGAGGAACTGAAAGCAGTCTTTGATCCCCGTGGCGGAGCGTGGATGCAGGGGCGCTATGTTCCCTCGATCCTTGCGGCTATTGGTGGTGTCATAGAGCGCCACCTGATCGCGACGGGGTTCCTGGAAGGCGAGGGTCTCGGCCTCAAGACGGATCCCAAGGCCGAGGTCATGGCCGTCGGAGAAGAACGCCCCCGCGGGCCAGCCTGCCCCAGCTGCGGTCAATATGGAATGCGCATGGTCGAAGGCTGCATGACCTGCCCAAGCTGCGGCCATTCGAAATGCGGCTGA
- a CDS encoding lysophospholipid acyltransferase family protein, protein MSERQGRVDPGRGAATWRDGDTPVLPAPQGVRGWWRVLRRGVPAVVVLLIGVILILPLRLTERMFHGPRRPWTGPYVQGVCRLVLRCIGLRWHRVGKPMRGPGAVVANHSSWLDILTMNAAMPVFFVSKSEVRSWPGINILTAVTNTHFVTRDPKLAREQAAQFAARIRAGHRLLFFPEGTSTDGQRVLPFKPTLFQGFLDPDLPDSLAIQPMSVIYRAPAGTDPRFYGWWDDMALADHLLAVLSAPVQGDVTVRLSAPISVSGHTRKTLSAAAEKLVREGFDFGSKTS, encoded by the coding sequence ATGAGCGAGAGGCAAGGGCGCGTCGATCCGGGCCGCGGGGCGGCGACATGGCGTGATGGCGACACTCCTGTCCTGCCGGCACCGCAGGGTGTGCGTGGCTGGTGGCGGGTGTTGCGCCGAGGTGTTCCGGCGGTTGTCGTGCTGCTGATCGGGGTGATCCTGATATTGCCGCTGCGCCTGACGGAACGGATGTTCCACGGCCCCCGCAGGCCATGGACGGGTCCCTATGTGCAGGGCGTCTGCCGGCTGGTGCTGCGCTGCATCGGTTTGCGCTGGCACCGCGTCGGAAAACCGATGCGCGGGCCGGGGGCGGTGGTGGCCAATCATTCAAGCTGGCTGGATATACTGACCATGAATGCCGCGATGCCGGTGTTTTTCGTCAGCAAGTCCGAGGTGCGCAGCTGGCCCGGGATCAATATTCTGACGGCGGTGACAAATACCCATTTCGTCACCCGTGACCCCAAGCTGGCGCGCGAACAGGCGGCCCAATTCGCGGCCCGGATTCGCGCCGGGCACAGGCTGTTGTTCTTTCCCGAGGGCACTTCGACCGATGGCCAGCGGGTGCTGCCCTTCAAGCCGACGCTGTTCCAGGGCTTTCTCGATCCCGATCTGCCCGATTCCCTGGCCATCCAGCCGATGAGCGTGATCTACCGCGCTCCGGCGGGGACCGATCCGCGATTCTATGGCTGGTGGGACGATATGGCGCTGGCCGATCACCTGCTTGCGGTGCTGTCTGCACCGGTGCAGGGCGATGTGACCGTGCGGCTGTCAGCACCGATTTCCGTTTCAGGTCATACGCGTAAGACGCTCTCTGCCGCCGCCGAAAAACTTGTGCGGGAAGGTTTCGACTTTGGGTCGAAAACGTCTTAA
- a CDS encoding GNAT family N-acetyltransferase, producing the protein MKSDPSYFDIRIARSDSDLRAAQRLRYRVFVEELGGTGPLVDHDARLERDEFDDIVDHLCLIDRRRSVEDLDHVVGVYRLLPGDRARSFGRFYCDSEYDLTPLRQSDRPVLELGRSCVDPAFRGGTAMFLLWNALADYVLDLGIEVLFGVASFHGTDIQVLAPSLSWLHHNHLAPEGLRPVARAEGFQPMDLIPPDQLDRRQALIGMPALIKAYLRLGGMVGEGAFVDRAFNTTDVFLLMDTKAMSDKHRKFYESRWQSQ; encoded by the coding sequence ATGAAGTCTGATCCATCATATTTCGACATTCGCATTGCCCGTTCCGACAGTGACCTGCGCGCCGCCCAACGGCTGCGCTATCGTGTCTTTGTCGAGGAACTGGGCGGAACCGGCCCGCTGGTCGACCACGACGCGCGTCTCGAGCGCGATGAATTCGACGATATCGTCGATCACCTCTGCCTGATCGACCGGCGCCGGTCGGTCGAGGATCTGGACCATGTGGTCGGGGTCTATCGTCTGTTGCCCGGCGATCGCGCCCGCAGCTTTGGTCGCTTCTATTGTGACAGCGAATATGACCTGACACCCCTGCGGCAATCGGATCGTCCGGTTCTGGAACTGGGCCGTTCCTGTGTCGATCCTGCCTTTCGCGGCGGGACGGCCATGTTCCTGTTGTGGAACGCCCTGGCGGATTATGTCCTTGATCTGGGGATCGAGGTTCTGTTTGGCGTCGCCAGCTTTCACGGCACTGATATTCAGGTGCTGGCGCCCTCGCTCAGCTGGCTGCATCACAACCATCTTGCGCCCGAGGGCCTGCGCCCGGTGGCACGGGCCGAGGGTTTTCAGCCGATGGATCTGATCCCGCCCGACCAACTGGACCGGCGTCAGGCACTGATCGGGATGCCGGCGCTGATCAAGGCCTATCTGCGGCTGGGTGGCATGGTCGGCGAGGGGGCCTTTGTCGATCGCGCTTTCAATACGACCGACGTATTCCTGCTGATGGATACCAAGGCCATGTCCGACAAGCACCGCAAGTTCTATGAAAGCCGTTGGCAGTCCCAATGA